A single region of the Anas platyrhynchos isolate ZD024472 breed Pekin duck chromosome 6, IASCAAS_PekinDuck_T2T, whole genome shotgun sequence genome encodes:
- the CYP26A1 gene encoding cytochrome P450 26A1, translated as MGFSALLASALCTFLLPLLLFLAAVKLWDLYCVSSRDPSCPLPLPPGTMGLPFFGETLQMVLQRRKFLQMKRRKYGFIYKTHLFGRPTVRVMGAENVRHILLGEHRLVSVQWPASVRTILGSGCLSNLHNGQHKHRKKVIMRAFSRDALQHYVPVIQEEVSACLARWLGAAGPCLLVYPEVKRLMFRIAMRILLGFQPRQAGPDGEQQLVEAFEEMIRNLFSLPIDVPFSGLYRGLRARNIIHAKIEENIRAKMARKEPEGGYKDALQLLMEHTQGNGEQLNMQELKESATELLFGGHETTASAATSLIAFLGLHHDVLQKVRKELQVKGLLCSPNQEKQLDMEVLEQLKYTGCVIKETLRLSPPVPGGFRIALKTLELNGYQIPKGWNVIYSICDTHDVADLFTNKDEFNPDRFMSPSPEDSSRFSFIPFGGGLRSCVGKEFAKVLLKIFIVELARSCDWQLLNGPPTMKTGPIVYPVDNLPTKFIGFSGQI; from the exons ATGGGCTTCTCCGCCCTGCTCGCCAGCGCCCTGTGCACCttcctgctgcccctgctgctcttCTTGGCCGCCGTCAAGCTCTGGGACCTGTATTGCGTGAGCAGCCGCGACCCCAGTTgcccgctcccgctgcccccGGGCACCATGGGGCTCCCCTTCTTCGGGGAGACGCTGCAGATGGTGCTGCAG CGGCGGAAATTCCTGCAGATGAAGCGCAGGAAATACGGCTTCATCTACAAGACTCACCTCTTCGGGCGGCCCACGGTGCGGGTGATGGGCGCCGAGAACGTGCGGCACATCCTGCTGGGCGAGCACCGCCTGGTCTCCGTGCAGTGGCCGGCCTCGGTGCGCACCATTCTGGGCTCGGGCTGCCTCTCCAACCTCCACAACGGGCAGCACAAGCACCGCAAAAAG GTGATCATGCGGGCCTTCTCCCGGGACGCCCTGCAGCACTACGTGCCCGTCATCCAGGAGGAGGTGAGCGCCTGCCTGGCGCGGTGGCTGGGTGCCGCTGGGCCCTGCCTCCTGGTGTACCCCGAGGTGAAGCGCCTCATGTTTCGCATCGCCATGAGGATCCTGCTGGGCTTCCAGCCCCGCCAGGCTGGCCCCGATGGCGagcagcagctggtggaggCCTTCGAGGAGATGATCCGCAACCTCTTCTCCCTGCCCATCGACGTGCCCTTCAGCGGGCTCTACCGG GGCTTGCGGGCACGCAACATCATCCATGCCAAGATCGAGGAGAACATCCGTGCCAAGATGGCCCGCAAGGAGCCTGAGGGTGGCTACAAGGatgcactgcagctgctgatgGAGCACACACAGGGCAACGGGGAGCAGCTCAACATGCAG GAACTGAAAGAGTCTGCTACAGAGCTGCTGTTTGGGGGCCATGAAACCACCGCTAGCGCTGCCACTTCACTGATTGCCTTCCTCGGGCTCCATCACGATGTCCTGCagaaagtgaggaaagagcTGCAGGTGAAG GGGTTACTATGCAGTCCCAACCAAGAGAAGCAGTTGGACATGGAGGTCTTAGAGCAGCTGAAGTACACCGGCTGTGTCATCAAAGAGACCCTCAGGCTGAGCCCTCCTGTTCCCGGAGGATTTCGAATTGCACTCAAGACCCTTGAGCTGAAT GGTTACCAGATCCCAAAAGGCTGGAATGTTATTTACAGTATCTGTGATACCCACGATGTAGCAGATCTCTTTACCAACAAGGATGAATTTAATCCGGATCGCTTCATGTCTCCGTCTCCGGAGGACTCCTCTAGGTTCAGTTTCATTCCTTTTGGTGGGGGCTTGAGAAGCTGCGTGGGCAAAGAGTTCGCAAAAGtccttctaaaaatatttatagtggAGCTGGCTCGGAGCTGTGACTGGCAGCTGCTGAATGGACCTCCTACAATGAAAACAGGACCCATAGTGTACCCTGTGGACAATCTGCCTACCAAATTCATAGGTTTCAGCGGCCAAATCTGA
- the CYP26C1 gene encoding cytochrome P450 26C1 isoform X2 — protein MPAGLSWPAAAALALAALALLLALCRHLWALRWSLSRDRASALPLPKGSMGWPFFGETLHWLLQGSRFHSSRRERYGNVFKTHLLGRPVVRVTGAENIRKILLGEHTLVSAQWPQSTQIILGSHTLLGSIGDLHRQRRKGIKARDMLHEFMEKAIQEKLQRTNSEDHSDALDFIINSAKEHGKEFTMQELKESAIELIFAAFFTTASASTSLILLLLKHPSAIKKIRQELMSHELYPKCQCCPAGPSPDTLPTQGRDSKKQLPAVARDTHEDQSQCSGPLEEAEPSSGLSPQPPALSEPTQPQSSPQPQACHCPSDISLEKLSRLRYLDCVIKEVLRVLPPVSGGYRTALQTFELDGYQIPKGWSVMYSIRDTHETAAIYQSPPGGFDPDRFSATRPEAVSRFHYIPFGGGARSCIGKELAQAILKLLAIELVTTARWELATPAYPAMQTVPIVHPVDGLQLYFHPLRPGCSSEA, from the exons ATGCCGGCGGGGCTCTCCTggcccgcggcggcggcgctggcgCTGGCGGCTCTGGCGCTGCTGCTCGCCCTGTGCAGGCACCTGTGGGCGCTGCGCTGGAGCCTCAGCAGGGACCGCGCCAGCGCCCTGCCCTTGCCCAAGGGCTCCATGGGCTGGCCCTTCTTCGGGGAGACCCTGCACTGGCTGCTCCAG GGCTCCCGCTTCCACAGCTCCCGGCGGGAGCGGTACGGCAACGTCTTCAAGACCCACCTGCTGGGCCGCCCGGTGGTGCGGGTGACGGGTGCCGAGAACATCCGCAAGATCCTGCTGGGCGAGCACACACTGGTCAGCGCACAGTGGCCCCAGAGCACCCAGATCATCCTGGGCTCCCACACCCTGCTCGGCTCCATCGGCGACCTGCACCGCCAGCGCCGCAAG GGAATCAAAGCACGGGACATGCTACATGAGTTCATGGAGAAGGCTATACAGGAAAAACTGCAGAGAACCAACTCAGAAGACCATAGTGATGCTCTGGATTTCATAATAAACAGTGCCAAGGAGCATGGCAAAGAATTCACCATGCAGGAGCTGAAG GAATCAGCCATTGAGCTcatatttgctgcttttttcaCAACGGCCAGTGCCAGCACCTCTCTCATCCTCCTGCTACTAAAGCACCCCTCAGCAATCAAAAAAATCAGGCAGGAGCTGATGTCCCATGAGCTGTACCCAAAGTGCcagtgctgccctgcaggacCCAGCCCAGACACCCTGCCCACGCAGGGCAGGGACAGCAAGAagcagctccccgccgtggcCAGAGATACTCATGAGGACCAGAGCCAGTGCTCAGGCCCCCTggaggaggcagagcccagcagtggcctctcccctcagcccccagccctgtcaGAGCCCACACAACCCCAGAGcagtccccagccccaggcctgTCACTGCCCCTCGGACATCAGCCTGGAGAAGCTGAGCCGCCTGCGCTACCTGGACTGTGTGATCAAGGAGGTGCTGCGGGTGCTGCCCCCAGTCTCCGGAGGCTACAGGACAGCGCTGCAGACTTTCGAGCTGGAT GGCTACCAGATCCCCAAGGGCTGGAGCGTGATGTACAGCATCCGTGACACGCATGAGACAGCCGCCATCTACCAGAGCCCCCCTGGTGGCTTCGACCCTGACCGCTTCAGTGCCACCCGGCCAGAGGCCGTCAGCCGCTTCCACTACATCCCCTTCGGTGGTGGGGCGCGGAGCTGCATCGGCAAGGAGCTGGCACAGGCCATCCTCAAGCTGCTGGCCATCGAGCTGGTCACCACAGCCCGTTGGGAGCTGGCCACCCCCGCCTACCCCGCCATGCAGACCGTGCCCATCGTGCACCCTGTGGACGGGCTGCAGCTCTACTTCCACCCCTTGCggcctggctgcagcagtgagGCCTAA
- the CYP26C1 gene encoding cytochrome P450 26C1 isoform X1, which translates to MPAGLSWPAAAALALAALALLLALCRHLWALRWSLSRDRASALPLPKGSMGWPFFGETLHWLLQGSRFHSSRRERYGNVFKTHLLGRPVVRVTGAENIRKILLGEHTLVSAQWPQSTQIILGSHTLLGSIGDLHRQRRKILARVFCRTALESYLPRIQKVVSWELRGWCMEPGSIAVYSSAKTLTFRIAARILLGLRLEEKQFKDLAKTFEQLVENLFSLPLNIPFSGLRKGIKARDMLHEFMEKAIQEKLQRTNSEDHSDALDFIINSAKEHGKEFTMQELKESAIELIFAAFFTTASASTSLILLLLKHPSAIKKIRQELMSHELYPKCQCCPAGPSPDTLPTQGRDSKKQLPAVARDTHEDQSQCSGPLEEAEPSSGLSPQPPALSEPTQPQSSPQPQACHCPSDISLEKLSRLRYLDCVIKEVLRVLPPVSGGYRTALQTFELDGYQIPKGWSVMYSIRDTHETAAIYQSPPGGFDPDRFSATRPEAVSRFHYIPFGGGARSCIGKELAQAILKLLAIELVTTARWELATPAYPAMQTVPIVHPVDGLQLYFHPLRPGCSSEA; encoded by the exons ATGCCGGCGGGGCTCTCCTggcccgcggcggcggcgctggcgCTGGCGGCTCTGGCGCTGCTGCTCGCCCTGTGCAGGCACCTGTGGGCGCTGCGCTGGAGCCTCAGCAGGGACCGCGCCAGCGCCCTGCCCTTGCCCAAGGGCTCCATGGGCTGGCCCTTCTTCGGGGAGACCCTGCACTGGCTGCTCCAG GGCTCCCGCTTCCACAGCTCCCGGCGGGAGCGGTACGGCAACGTCTTCAAGACCCACCTGCTGGGCCGCCCGGTGGTGCGGGTGACGGGTGCCGAGAACATCCGCAAGATCCTGCTGGGCGAGCACACACTGGTCAGCGCACAGTGGCCCCAGAGCACCCAGATCATCCTGGGCTCCCACACCCTGCTCGGCTCCATCGGCGACCTGCACCGCCAGCGCCGCAAG ATCCTGGCCAGAGTGTTCTGCCGCACCGCCCTGGAGAGCTACCTGCCGCGGATCCAGAAGGTTGTGAGCTGGGAGCTGCGGGGCTGGTGCATGGAGCCGGGCTCCATCGCAGTTTATTCCTCCGCTAAAACCTTAACTTTCCGCATTGCAGCTCGGATTCTGCTGGGACTCCGCCTGGAGGAAAAGCAGTTCAAGGACCTGGCCAAAACTTTTGAACAGCTGGTGGAGAACCTCTTCTCCCTGCCCCTCAACATACCCTTCAGCGGGCTGCGCAAG GGAATCAAAGCACGGGACATGCTACATGAGTTCATGGAGAAGGCTATACAGGAAAAACTGCAGAGAACCAACTCAGAAGACCATAGTGATGCTCTGGATTTCATAATAAACAGTGCCAAGGAGCATGGCAAAGAATTCACCATGCAGGAGCTGAAG GAATCAGCCATTGAGCTcatatttgctgcttttttcaCAACGGCCAGTGCCAGCACCTCTCTCATCCTCCTGCTACTAAAGCACCCCTCAGCAATCAAAAAAATCAGGCAGGAGCTGATGTCCCATGAGCTGTACCCAAAGTGCcagtgctgccctgcaggacCCAGCCCAGACACCCTGCCCACGCAGGGCAGGGACAGCAAGAagcagctccccgccgtggcCAGAGATACTCATGAGGACCAGAGCCAGTGCTCAGGCCCCCTggaggaggcagagcccagcagtggcctctcccctcagcccccagccctgtcaGAGCCCACACAACCCCAGAGcagtccccagccccaggcctgTCACTGCCCCTCGGACATCAGCCTGGAGAAGCTGAGCCGCCTGCGCTACCTGGACTGTGTGATCAAGGAGGTGCTGCGGGTGCTGCCCCCAGTCTCCGGAGGCTACAGGACAGCGCTGCAGACTTTCGAGCTGGAT GGCTACCAGATCCCCAAGGGCTGGAGCGTGATGTACAGCATCCGTGACACGCATGAGACAGCCGCCATCTACCAGAGCCCCCCTGGTGGCTTCGACCCTGACCGCTTCAGTGCCACCCGGCCAGAGGCCGTCAGCCGCTTCCACTACATCCCCTTCGGTGGTGGGGCGCGGAGCTGCATCGGCAAGGAGCTGGCACAGGCCATCCTCAAGCTGCTGGCCATCGAGCTGGTCACCACAGCCCGTTGGGAGCTGGCCACCCCCGCCTACCCCGCCATGCAGACCGTGCCCATCGTGCACCCTGTGGACGGGCTGCAGCTCTACTTCCACCCCTTGCggcctggctgcagcagtgagGCCTAA